A window from Anser cygnoides isolate HZ-2024a breed goose chromosome 1, Taihu_goose_T2T_genome, whole genome shotgun sequence encodes these proteins:
- the LOC106034131 gene encoding high affinity choline transporter 1-like, with protein MALNMPGLVSLSVFFTFTLATGIWASWKSKKDQQNRNPTEMALVGGRNINVCIGLFTATATWVGGAYINGTAEIVYLPSKGLLWVQAPLGFALSLVIGGFFFVNPMRSKNYVTVMDPLQETYGNVMGSLLFIPPLLGEMFWFAAILASLGATMRVILDIGGSLAIILSASTVILYTLLGGLYSVAYTDVIQLVFITLSLWVCIPFAMMNSATESIYYTATHKYYQDPWIGKIEKQYLGRWLDDFFYLVLGSIPWQTYFQRVLSAASPGQARFISYLSGLGCFLMAIPSVLIGAVAASTDWNQTSYGLPSPHERGESAMVLPFVLHYLCPAYVSIAGLGAIAAAAMSSADSALLSASSMFAHNIYRKILRKQATEGEVLWAMRISMLVFGAGAAGLAFYSSSVYNLWFLSGELVYALLFPQLCCALFVPSTNTYGSAAGFLVGLLLRLLAGEPALKIPPVIHYPACSLVNGTYTQLFPYKTFTVLLTLGTIVAVSYVAVVLFQRNLLPRRWDVCNVLGETRPLVPLRWVDKWTGTQSVALQENRD; from the exons TGGATTGTTTACTGCAACTG CCACCTGGGTTGGAGGAGCATACATCAACGGCACAGCTGAAATTGTCTACCTGCCTTCAAAAGGACTGCTCTGGGTCCAGGCACCCCTGGGATTTGCCTTGTCCCTTGTCATTG GTGGTTTCTTCTTTGTAAATCCAATGAGATCCAAGAACTATGTGACAGTGATGGATCCCCTCCAGGAAACATATGGGAATGTGATGGGAAGCTTACTCTTCATTCCTCCACTTCTAGGAGAGATGTTCTGGTTTGCAGCTATCCTGGCATCCCTGG GAGCAACAATGAGGGTCATTTTGGATATTGGAGGCTCTTTGGCTATCATCCTCTCAGCATCCACTGTCATACTCTACACTCTACTGGGAGGCCTCTACTCTGTTGCATACACAGATGTCATCCAGTTGGTTTTCATTACCCTCAGTCTG TGGGTCTGTATCCCATTTGCTATGATGAACTCTGcaacagaaagtatttattaCACTGCAACTCATAAATATTACCAAGACCCTTGGattggaaaaatagaaaaacagtatCTTGGAAGGTGGCTGGATGACTTCTTCTACCTG GTTCTTGGGAGCATCCCATGGCAAACCTATTTCCAAAGAGTACTCTCGGCTGCCTCGCCAGGCCAGGCCAGGTTCATCTCCTACCTCTCTGGACTAGGGTGCTTTTTAATGGCCATCCCTTCCGTGCTCATTGGTGCAGTTGCAGCATCAACAG ACTGGAACCAGACAAGCTATGGTCTTCCAAGTCCACATGAGAGAGGAGAATCTGCTATGGTACTGCCGTTTGTTTTACACTATCTCTGCCCAGCATACGTCTCCATTGCTGGCTTAGGAgccattgctgctgctgcaatgtCTTCTGCAGACTCAGCACTTCTCTCTGCCAGCTCCATGTTCGCTCACAACATCTACAGAAAAATCCTGAGGAAACAG GCTACAGAAGGGGAGGTCTTATGGGCCATGAGGATCTCCATGCTGGTGTttggggccggggctgctggcCTGGCTTTTTACTCCAGCTCTGTCTACAACCTCTGGTTCCTCAGCGGGGAGCTGGTGTATGCCCTGCTCTTCCCCCAGCTGTGCTGCGCCCTCTTCGTTCCCAGCACCAACACCTACGGCTCGGCTGCTGGCTTCTTGGTTGGACTCCTCCTGAGGCTGCTGGCGGGGGAGCCTGCCCTGAAAATCCCCCCTGTCATCCACTACCCAGCTTGCTCCCTCGTGAACGGGACCTACACGCAGCTCTTCCCCTATAAAACATTCACCGTGCTTCTCACCCTGGGGACAATCGTTGCTGTTTCGTACGTGGCCgtggttttgtttcagagaaaCCTCCTTCCCCGCAGATGGGACGTCTGCAATGTGCTGGGGGAAACCCGCCCCCTCGTCCCCCTGCGCTGGGTGGACAAATGGACAGGTACCCAATCAGTTGCACTGCAAGAGAATCGTGATTAA